The Aurantiacibacter arachoides genome window below encodes:
- a CDS encoding heparinase II/III family protein — MNAETLELARAARQRRGQDRSAEDAAGAFALNDGIDEALVERAPETISADRALVVTDFAPPEITPGERVMRFAYRMGLPGPLLIAPFRKPAGLRLLATVESPLPGERATGMALRAGHFTIHGLKAPIEQVDFGPTAKLTPPFESAVHGFGWLRDLDSCTPRQQCTAVAERLLTRWLDANPAQGRGAGKGPAWKVEFAGHRLLAWLVHAPLILSGKDGRLRARAMAEMAQTARWLDRHVGKADDRLGEVAGWCAIVAAGLLLPEGKPRRLFGEAGLAHALGELVGEDGGVLSRSPVAQMEAVALLVDLAACYRAVRREIPQAIARVQAMLVPPLLALTHGDGGLGSWQGGAATPADRLAALVEASGVRARPLKDPRGWGYQRLAARPAVLQVDASPPPLGRHARNGCASTLAFEFSHGDHRLIVNCGGAALAGGQVPIRIEQGLRATAAHSTLTLGDANSTAVLLDGKLGSGVGEVEVDLRAVKLDETGAGGGARRLEASHDGYAARFGLLHKRILILRDDGSELRGEDVLVPSGRKGQRGKVPYAIRFHLGRHVEATLTPGGKGASLLLPDGALWQFATGAEKVEIEESLWVDGNGRPHSVQQLVIQGLASRGGGNFAWLLKKMG, encoded by the coding sequence ATGAACGCCGAAACGCTCGAACTGGCGCGGGCGGCGCGACAGCGCCGGGGCCAGGATCGGAGTGCAGAGGATGCCGCGGGTGCTTTTGCGCTGAACGACGGGATCGATGAGGCGCTGGTGGAACGTGCTCCCGAAACCATCTCAGCCGACCGCGCCCTGGTCGTCACCGATTTCGCGCCTCCGGAAATCACGCCGGGCGAACGCGTGATGCGCTTCGCCTATCGCATGGGGCTGCCGGGTCCGCTGCTGATCGCGCCGTTCCGCAAGCCGGCCGGGCTGCGGCTGCTGGCAACAGTGGAAAGTCCGCTGCCTGGCGAGCGGGCCACCGGTATGGCCCTTCGCGCGGGGCATTTCACCATCCACGGCCTGAAGGCCCCCATCGAGCAGGTGGACTTCGGGCCCACCGCCAAGCTCACCCCGCCGTTCGAAAGCGCGGTCCACGGCTTTGGCTGGCTGCGCGATCTCGATAGCTGCACCCCGCGCCAGCAATGCACGGCCGTGGCAGAGCGTCTGCTGACGCGCTGGCTGGACGCCAATCCTGCACAGGGCAGGGGGGCGGGCAAGGGGCCGGCGTGGAAGGTCGAATTTGCCGGGCATCGCCTGCTCGCCTGGCTGGTGCACGCGCCGCTTATCCTCTCGGGCAAGGACGGCAGATTGCGCGCGCGGGCGATGGCAGAGATGGCGCAGACGGCGCGCTGGCTGGATCGCCATGTCGGCAAGGCGGACGACCGGCTGGGCGAGGTGGCCGGCTGGTGTGCGATCGTCGCCGCAGGCCTGCTGCTGCCCGAAGGCAAGCCGCGGCGCCTGTTTGGCGAGGCTGGCCTGGCCCACGCGCTGGGCGAACTTGTGGGCGAGGATGGCGGCGTGCTGTCGCGTTCGCCGGTGGCGCAGATGGAGGCGGTGGCGCTGCTCGTCGATCTTGCCGCCTGCTATCGCGCCGTGCGCCGCGAGATACCGCAGGCGATCGCCCGCGTGCAGGCCATGCTGGTGCCGCCGCTGCTGGCGCTCACCCATGGCGATGGCGGCCTTGGCAGCTGGCAGGGCGGGGCCGCGACCCCGGCAGACCGGCTGGCCGCGCTGGTCGAGGCAAGTGGTGTGCGCGCCCGTCCGCTCAAGGATCCGCGCGGCTGGGGTTACCAGCGGCTGGCGGCCCGGCCTGCGGTATTGCAGGTCGATGCCTCGCCGCCGCCGCTCGGCCGCCATGCGCGCAACGGCTGCGCGTCCACGCTGGCGTTCGAATTCAGTCACGGCGATCATCGGCTGATCGTCAACTGCGGTGGCGCCGCGCTGGCCGGCGGGCAGGTGCCGATCCGCATCGAACAGGGCCTGCGTGCCACCGCGGCGCATTCCACGCTGACGCTGGGCGATGCCAATTCCACCGCCGTACTGCTCGACGGCAAACTGGGCAGCGGCGTAGGCGAGGTCGAGGTGGACCTGCGGGCCGTGAAGCTGGACGAAACAGGCGCGGGGGGCGGCGCGCGACGCCTGGAGGCGAGCCACGATGGCTATGCGGCGCGCTTTGGCCTGCTGCACAAGCGCATTCTGATCCTGCGCGATGACGGCAGCGAGCTGCGCGGGGAGGACGTGCTCGTCCCCTCGGGGCGCAAGGGCCAGCGCGGCAAGGTGCCCTACGCCATCCGTTTCCACCTTGGTCGCCATGTCGAGGCGACGCTGACGCCGGGCGGCAAGGGCGCCAGCCTGCTGCTGCCCGACGGCGCGCTGTGGCAGTTCGCGACCGGGGCCGAGAAGGTCGAAATCGAGGAAAGCCTGTGGGTCGATGGCAACGGCCGCCCACATTCGGTACAGCAGTTGGTGATCCAGGGCCT
- the rpe gene encoding ribulose-phosphate 3-epimerase: MARPLISPSILSADFARLGEEVRAIDEAGCDWIHVDVMDGHYVPNITIGPDVVKALRPYSAKTFDVHLMVSPVDAWIEPFAQAGADMITVHPEAGAHVHRTVQAIRNAGCKAGISLNPGTPAKMLDYLLEEIDLVLVMSVNPGFGGQSFIASQLRKIAAIRSMIDKGGHDVLIEVDGGVTPETARLCVDAGADVLVAGSATFKGGPDHYARNIAALRGDGE, translated from the coding sequence ATGGCGCGCCCGCTCATCTCGCCTTCGATCCTTTCGGCCGATTTTGCCCGGCTGGGCGAAGAGGTGCGCGCGATCGACGAAGCCGGGTGCGACTGGATCCATGTCGACGTGATGGACGGGCATTACGTGCCCAACATCACCATCGGGCCCGACGTGGTAAAGGCCCTGCGGCCCTATTCGGCCAAGACCTTCGACGTTCACCTGATGGTCTCCCCCGTCGATGCCTGGATCGAACCGTTTGCGCAGGCCGGGGCCGACATGATCACGGTGCATCCCGAGGCGGGTGCCCATGTCCACCGCACGGTCCAGGCCATTCGCAACGCCGGCTGCAAGGCAGGTATCTCGCTCAATCCCGGAACGCCCGCCAAGATGCTCGATTACCTCCTTGAGGAGATCGACCTGGTGCTGGTGATGAGCGTGAACCCCGGTTTTGGCGGCCAGAGCTTCATTGCCAGCCAGTTGCGCAAGATCGCGGCGATCCGCAGCATGATCGACAAGGGCGGGCACGACGTGCTGATCGAGGTCGACGGCGGCGTCACCCCGGAAACGGCAAGGCTCTGTGTGGACGCCGGGGCCGACGTGCTGGTGGCGGGTTCGGCCACCTTCAAAGGTGGGCCGGACCATTACGCACGCAATATCGCCGCGCTGCGCGGGGACGGTGAATGA